The genomic region agcaaaaatgaaaatgggtcgatttttaaaaaactatttcccaattttgtttttagttaatAGTTCTTTTAAAAGTGATATGtcaacttttataacaaattaatattttccacttattattaaataaaatctacatcatattaaataatcattattttattatatcctAATCATTGTCATCAATGCCATCTATATcatattaaataatcatatcCTAATCATCGTCATCAATGCCATCAGTATTTTAGATGATTTCCGTCCACACTGTTAACAATTTTACCAACTTGCTTTCGTTCCACCTTAATTGcttcatttttaattaacacAGCAACTAATTACGGAATTTCACTGAATTTAAGTTCTATATTTCATGAGTGTAAAATTTAGTTAGataaatggaaattttaaatttaaattatttttattttatatgtttacctttattttttttaaaatttacattattttaaaacataatagtaaaataaaaataattaaaaatatatattaagtgataattaactCTTATCTATTTATCGTTTtctacatttttttataaaaaattgtcaactcaatcaaaaaattaacaaaaactcatttttttacaaaacaaaaatatattataataaataaatgtaggaaaacaaattaaaaaaattcaaaatcttaaTATTACTATTTGGATCCAAATTACATGCCTGTCTTGTATGAAATTTGTAAGATATGTTGAAACACAAAACCAACCCCTTTATAAAGATATTATAGGTTCTTGTTGACTTCTAGGTAGTTGGAACCTATATGTccttaatgttttttaattgatttctcagcatatttataattttaggtaaATATTACTACACTAATGAAGTATTTTTAAGGTCATTGTCTTAACTCAATCATTTCTGCTGCGATCTTAATTAAAAGGTATTTGTCTTTAACTAAATATTGTGCACCATTTGTTCTTCtcctaatcttttttttttttcccactCAAAGAACATTGCAGACAACAAAAATATGAAGCAACATTACTGTTTTGCATTGATGCAGGTGGAGACAGGGAGAGAGAGTGAGTGATATACATAGGATTGGTAATAAAACTGAAATCAACCTAGGTATTGTACTACCATTGACAATGGAACTAAACAAAGACCCTTTTTCTTCAGTTGGGTTTCATCGTTTCTCTCATCTGTCTGTCCTGATGAACCGCTTCCTTTGTTCTTCTGTAATAACAACATTAATCAATAATAAACCCCATTAATTAATCAAGACGAAAGGATAGTTTCTTTACCTGAGGTTTGTCCATAGCATCTTTCACCTTCAGGTTCTTATCAAATTGGTTCTCCATGTTAGTGTTACAaatctataaaagaaaaaagggaagttgacattttaatttcatttttctagtttggttaatataatgtttaaatgactaaacatgtaaattatgcATAGTATAAGGAGTAAAAGAAGaatttgaccaaaataaaagGAGGTGAGGCTGACCTTGGGGCTGTTAACAGGAGAGCTAGCAGTATCTTCCAAATCATCATCAACAAAACCGGCAGCAGGTGATCCATTATTCTTCCTTTTCTTGAAACTCAACCTGCTCTTCTTACAGCTTTTATGATCCAAAGCATGTGGTCCAGCCGCAGAACAAGCTGCATCAGACAGCAGCGATGATGTTTGGTAATTGATGTAAGAAGAACAATAACAGCTGCTGCTGTTACCATCCATCTGGATATCATTTGAGAAATCTTGAAAATACATAGTCCAACTACTTTCCTCAGGAGTTTCATCACCCACTGGGGATGATGGTCTAAACATTGAATTCATGGAGTTCTCCATATGTGAGAGGAAGAAAGAGAAGTTGAGAAGTGATAAATAAAGCCCTTCCCACCTGCAAATatgtacgtgtatatatataaagaaagagaaaaagaaaagacaagttTGAGAATAATAGAAGAGTAAGAGATAGGAATGTTGGTGGGATTGATGTGGACCAAATACTAACacagattattattattagattagAGGGagtttggggggggggggggaagaaTGTATGTAGGTATGCACCAACATAGaccaatattttcttaaaattcctTCCACTAAAATGCTTTGAATCTCTCCCTAAAGTCGCTTTGTTAGACCCAATAGATTCTAACACTAATTAAAACAAACATGAATTTACAACAGTATAAATGGATACTTCTCTCGTAATCAAATTAAACTATTATCAGGGTGACTTTTTCTTCATTGAAAATTAAGGAAAGGGTCTGTATTTTTCTCAATCATtcgttcaaatacatacatCCTTCCATTATTGGAAGGATATTTGATAATTAGTTGCAGAATTTGACTTCAACATTATACATTTTCttatcttaaaatatatgtagtttataatattattaaagttTCTAAATTAGTATCATTAGCTGATAAAACaccaattaaacttgaaaatgataaaaaaaaactgtAAAACATTTCCATAAGAAGAATTTCATGGGAAAAGGGCGCAATGTGTTGATGGTGGGATCCCATTAGCAAATTTGTAACATGAATTTGGAAGGTTTCATTGTTTTATACAAACATCTTGAACTGTCATTTACTACATTTTACAACCTTGTCGTTTGGCCCATTTTTATCTAACTGCTCCTTAAATACCAAATTTCCCTTTTCtattataaaatacattaacattagtttttaataatcTAAGGCTATTgacttttgattatttatacCACAATTTGGTTAATTAGAAGATTTGGTGAAGATTTGcttctaattttaataacattcttCTTTATGTCAACTGTCCAAATAAAACCTTCATCATGTTGGGAAGTATTAGAATTAATTGTCATCTTCTTTAATTTAGCAATGAGATTAGATGTTATAGCAGTGAGatatgtgtttggattcaaatataatgatatatcgactattatgtaaaaatagctTTTGCAGATTTATGATGTATTCATTTACTACTTAAATATAATCTAAAACGTgtttaataaaaggaaaaataaaataagataaagcgtaaaactctaaaaaaatgCTTCATTGGAGGCGTGAGCATGCGGTGAAATATTGAGCCTTTACTGTGTTTCAGTACTCCAAACTCATAGCGCTAAGTTAAACTTCAGAGAGATTTCAAAATAAGGTAAGGTTGAGATTAATTATTGTAGTTTTAGTGTGATacatatttgtatttaaatttaacaatagtggtgaaataaaaaaaaattacaaataagaaTATTGAGgatgtgtttgataaattattaatatttttatttcattaaaaataaaaaattttaacatttaatttttaaatgtgtttaataatcctattaattttttaactaatacaaaattttgttaaaaaactATTGAACAATATAAGTACGTAAATAACTATTTTTCacttaatattaaaaatgttaggttaatgttattttagaaattaaatttgaaaaaaaaaagagatatccaataattaattttattaacatattAAGTACTAAAAGTTCCACCAAAATGTGGGTGACATGGGCAGCtgttacttaaaattttcatctccTAATCTAGGGTCGGTTTGATGGCTAGAGTGTTTATCGTTTCAGGTGTGGTCTAAGTTTGAGTTGAGCTAGTCGCTTTGTTGTTAGGGTTTTACCCTCCTCTTGTTTGTAattcacccaaaaaaaaaaattcaaatccaattttaaTACTTATCGACATAACTTTAATGAATTCGCAAAcccaattaaaataattatttcaatcgatatattcatatttataaatttaaaatcaaagtaTCTTGAGAGAAAATGATAATGACATAAATGGTTCTCATTTTCTTTGACATGAAGAAGTGAAATCTAGGGGTATAGACATGAGTATTCAAGAATATGTATAGTTCTAAAATTAGGGGTTGTAAATCATATACTAAAATTTggtaatataaaaattatgtgcGGTTATCTCATCCCTTAATTATGAGGTCGGAAAGGTTAGGGGTTCGATTCTCGTTCATGAGAATGAAATACATTTCATGGTAAATTATTTACCTTTTCAAAAAACAACGAATACgtaatttagaaaaatagttGGTAATGTAAGGTTAGAGAGAGGGGGGGCTTTCACCCTTCAATTTCTATGATAAAAACACAAGATATGAAGGATTGCATTTATTTTCCTCCCCTGTGTGTATCATTTTACGTACCCAACATTTCCAATTAacttaattgaacaaaatacaaattggttttattttagaAACATTTATTCCACTTGTGTGTAGGATTATTTGAACTGAAATTGAAGATATAACATCACTGTCGGGCCATGACTtgttcaaaattcaatttatatgtacatatgggGGACTATTTCTTACAGTTGCGTGGGCCTCTGAATGAAAATTTAGATAAGAATTATGATATAGCACGCTTCTTGCCTAACACTATTTCCTATCAGTTTCTTTACCTTTTCTAATGTTTGCCTTCTTTTGTTATGAAATGAACCAGAAATTAAGGTTGAGactctttcattttttaataatgtgtagttcaattaatttgtaaataatattactttatcaaaaaaacaaaaacaaaactggTCTCCTTCCTTGGATAAGATTTGAAAGAGGGCAGCAAAGCAACCCTCTTTTACTCGAGAACTATCTTCAATGTTTGAAGCTTTTTATGTCCTCACTTTATCATTCCAATAGCTATTTTGAgaacaataatcaaattaaaattttttccaaaatcttgatttcccttttcaaaatttaggaaacaaaagattaaacttatttaagtttatgatatattgtttttatttatgtatcatgtaatttatatcatatgaaaattaaatatactatagtataatataaatattaaaaaatatattatgtatgtttaaatttttattatacattagTGATCACCAACCCGAGTCCTAAATAGGATCGAGTCACCTACCCGTAACTCGGATAGGTCCCACCAGAAGATTGAGTGCGAAGCGAGCCACAAGAGGACAGCAAGACGAGTTCGCGGGCCCTGCTCGCAAGGCAAAGCCAAGGACCTAACTCGTAACGCAAGGCCACAGTTCTAGCTCACAGGGGCCTAGGGAGCTCACAGAAAGGGCTGCGTGCTCCGCATGCCACCCAGACACATGTCCAACAAGTACGGAGCTCGCCTAGAATAGAAAGGACCGCGTGCTCCATAGACACATGCCCAGCAAAATGGAGTTCGCAGAGAATGTGAATACTAGGAGACAGAGAATGTTAGTACTAGAGGCAGTGGAGTTAAGATAAAATTGTGGGGCCCTATCATGAGCTGTAATAGCATTTGTAACATGTATAAATACTCGAACACTCCTATCAATAAGACACGAGAGAAAATATTactcaacaaatttaataaaagctTATCTATTAAAAAGAACTATAATGACTTATTTAGATAAGcttttatagtatttttatacttaaataagtTCATTTGCTTTAATCTATAGTCATTATAGTTTAAggttgttttaaatatataagcctttaataaaagaaaaaatatatataatggttattaaataaaaataattatatcttttagaaataaaaaaacaatataggtaaattttaatgagtttgaattaaatatttacaaatataaaaaaatttagataaaatttgaatcaaaccgaatattaatattatatgtaaatttgatatgaaataGGCACACATTTgcaaatctaaattaaaagGGGGCTAGGGTAAGAAATTCGTTAGCATGGAACAAAAGCTTGCATGCTTCAACATTTGTGGTCCATTCTTAATAAGATAGTTTCCCTGTGAATTGCTTGGATTCAGACCTATATGGTACTAAAGGGAAGGATTATACAACAGATTTAAGAATAGTtccaatcaatttaaaatagCGATGTTGACGAGATTAATGTAACAATGAGATTGCATCCCTTCTCTAACTTGACCAGTACAACTTGAAATGAAGTTGCCTAGAATGGCTCCACAAGGGATCATTCCTAAACAAGTGAAAGCCAACCCACCATAAGCAGAAAAGCGACCTTGCcgatttcaaattttttctaaaaaaatgcCTCCATTCCCTTGGATCTACCTCCACCCCCTCACAAGCCACCAAGATCAAAAGAGTATCGCTAATGCAGATTCCATGGAAGAACGATTTTACCCCATGAAAATCATCCAACACTCCCACTGAATCAAAAAAGTGAATTGACAATCATTGAAAACCCGACAAAGTCAAGAAGAAAGCAGATCTCCACCCTCAGGTTAATAATATTTTGCTTCAATGCTCTCATTTTAACACACACCCTAAACCACATAAGCTTCAACATTACACCTTTGTCATGAAGATAGAGCAGCATATAGATAGCCATGAATCGGGttcaataaaagaagaaaactccCATATGCCAGAGCTCCAAGGATCACATCAAAGTGTCCCTCCCGATCCATTTATCGAGACGCCATTGATACCAAATCCTCCAGAACAGCATCTTCGTCCCCATCAGTCTAGGTCCCCAAAATAATATTACCCAACCCCAACGCTTGCTTCGCCTCTTAAAAAGATCATCTTGGAAAAATCCAATTAACAAAACTGTTTATAGTTataacaaaagtttaaaatttttaaaatcgagctagtttgtaatatttttataacagtaatttttttatagaaaattaattgTGTTTTATGCGAGAaggattcaagttgatcctGACTTTCAATTGATTGGTCTTCTATGCTATCCTTGTATCTCAAATTGTGCTAAGTGTGAGCTCGAACAACACGAACCAAACACTGAATAAGAAACGATATTATTACTTTCAGTTGGAAAGTAATTCTCTCAATAGAAATCGATAAAAATcgtaatttctaaaaaaaaatagaatttattctaaataaataaattaccacTATTTTTTGGTAGAATAATGATAActcaataattaagaaatgtatGTATTAGGTCAACCGGTGCCATCTATCTATAGGGAGAGAAAAGAATCCTAGTTAAACAAgtccttaaaaaataatatttatttaatataaaacacTCTCCTAATCTAACTAGGAGAGAGGTGGGCTGCATACCCTAGTTAACAATCTTAGGGTTGTCGCCCCTAACTTATCAATTGAGGGGGGTTTGGGCCTTGGGTTTGGGCCTCTTATGTATTGGAtctaattatatgtgcttcctaAATTTTTGAtccaacattttataatttaattcaactcaatatttttttctttatcccaaaataaatattattattcatttaattaattaattaattaaattaactaaattaatttctcaattaaatatttttcaacccaattctaattttattaaagtcaTGATAACTTTActataaatgaatcaatatattttttattcatgatTCATagtgactaattaatttaattccattaaaTTCATTTCTATATTTAGTGAGAAAACATATTCATTTGTGAATGCGACTCATTTATCTAGCTTTatcatttccatttatttcatttatttggttctacatgcaatttatttatggttttaatgAGCTAACTAAGTGACcgattgaaaatatataattagggatcaaattatttatatttaagttactgcttttcatctattaattataaatttattttatcacgaagtcattccactatagtattttGACCGAACTTTCCGTAATTCATACCATTatgaaaattacttaataagTGTTCGTCTAATGACCCTATCATAAGTGTGCTATTCTCTcaatatgatataatttatctcatggtaaccattacagcttcctttatgaaaagtcaattactataaaatagtaaacaagtcatttatcacaaagataAGTGATCCGTGGCCACATTtgcttttcatctatcatgtaataccgatgagaggatatcatcTACCCATTAGTTGagttatgaatttcactattgtaaATGATACTATATACTGTAAAAGTCGTATACCCAGCTCATATATTTTCAGTTCCTCATCTATTtaaactcaagcttttacttacataaaagtatataagtcacacatacatagttcATCATCGGGTTAGGATTGAGGTATGTCACATTATAAatgtcataagtgaataaatttataaatggaTATAATATTTATTCTACTTGGTCCTCTATGATATATTGTCAGTCTAGTCAATCACAGctatgtctttatcttttgggagtcatccgcttcgatactcaagacaaaacatctccccaattagacttgatatacaacatatatattaatctttcaatcaatttgttaattttcaattagactaaaaacatatttagattatctattgtagcgacctaaaaatttcgGGTACGGGCGCTAGTCGAAgtaattgtttgaaaatttgaaaaccgagtctcgattttattataaaaaaaagggagtcgccaccgatcttttttctaggtgtgatcggacacctaataaattttctttttttaagaaaaatttattttttaaatttttctaaaaaagaggtaatttttGGTCTACgtgaaaatccagagaaaattagagttcgggagtcgattacgcgcgaggaaggtattagcaccctcgctacgcccaaaattggtatctcgttaaatgCGCGTTGTCTTcactttcaaaaatacgagttcaatttaatatttaatcgtgatccgattaaaacacgagaaattttttaaaaaacacgagaattttggaaacacaattttttttaaaaacgaaaatttatgaaacactagatttttttgaaaacacgaaaattttcaaaacaccgaaattttttaaaacaagaggatttttgaaatacgaaaaatttgaaaacaataaaatttttgaaatacgaaaattttagaaacacgaaaatttttgaaacacagaagtttttagaaaacacgaaaaattttgaaaattggaattttttttgaaaacacgagaatttttgaaaaacatgaaaatttttgcaaCACGGGAATTTTggaaaacacgaaaaattttccgatttttttattaagcaCGTATCGTATTTAACACTAATCGATGATATTCACTCAACATAGCAATGAAATCAACGAATTAGTGTCAAATCAATTCGttgccttatttttgaaaacacgaatatttttttgaaacacgagaaaaatttttgaagaacGAAAATTtcgaaacacgagaatttttttcgaaaacacgaatttttttgaatatttacaatttttaaaaggacGTATCGTATTTAACATAAACCggtgatattcacccaacatagcgatgaaatcaacgatttaatgttaaatcgattcgttgccttatttattaaaattatttaaaattaaattaaattaaattaaattaaattaaaaacataaatacaaaaatataaaagtgcataaaaataccaataatattaaaacgaaATGGCATAAAAATACAtgcatttaattaaaaatgaaataaataaaattaccgAAAATGTCCGAAATACGAGCTTCGCCGAACGGGTTACACAAATTAAaaccccttttttctttttttcctctctttttcttttttctttttttttctggatTGGGCTGGCCTGTTGGGCTGCTGCTAGGCTTGGGGGCTGCTGGGCTGCTGCTGCACTGGGCCTGGGGGTCCGCTTGGTCTGCTGCTGCGCTGGGCCTGGCCTGCTAGCTGGCTGGCCTGCTGGGCTTGCTAATAAGTGGcctgctcttttttttttttgcttttctctctttttttttttttggttttttttgggCTGCTTTGGGCTTGATTATTGGGCTCACTGGGTCGGGTTGCGGGTCAGCTAGGTCGGGCCGAATTCGGGTCGGGTCGGCccgatttaaattttttttcttttttcttttttttccctcttccttcttcttctctctttctttctttcttcttcttcttccttcttcttcttcttcaaaaccGAGCCCCCACACCGTCGCTTCTTTCACGCCGCCGTTCGAGCTGCCACCGTCGACTCCACCGGACCTTtctctttcctttcctttctctccccttttttcttatttttgaagcttttttttttctctttgaaatttttttttggagatTCGTGGGTGGGGGCCCCGATTTTAGGGGTAAAACACCCTTTATAgatgatttttcttcttttttggggAGCGGTGGCTAGGGAGAGGGAGGCCATGCCTTAGGCGGTGGCTGGAAATCACGGGGGTAGGTGTGCAAGTTGCTGccagaaggactaaattgcaactGCAGTAAAACTTTTGGGGCCaaaatgaattttgagaaaatttaggggtcaaaatgtaatttcaaaaagttagtgggtcaaaatgtaatttcaaaaagtttaggggtcaaaatgtattttttgattttttattttttgaatttttttttgaattttttttaaatatatatatataaacacgaCAAAACCCGGACAAAATTTAGTgcttacagctgcccctctttgctcatcgctgtgaaacagggatagagcaaagactttaaagcactgaattttgttcgactatccaaaattttttattattatttgaagaacagaaattgaaaatacctcggCGTGTGGCCCGAGGCTCGACTCACCTATCgtaatatgagttgattttttgaaaaaaaacagaaatttaaaagaaatacctcagcgtgacccgaggctcaactcacatCTGTAATATgagttgagtttttttttttgaaaaatagaaatttaaaagaaatacctcggcatgtgacctgaggctcaactcacctctcgcattatgagttgatttttttgaaaaaacagaaattaaaaaaatacctcagcgtatGACCTGAGgttcaactcacctctcgcaatatgagttgatttttgaaaaacaaaaatttaaaagaaatacctcgacgtgcgacccgaggctcaactcacctctcgcaatatgagttgatttaaaaaaagacataaattaaaaatacctcagcgtgacccaaggctcaactcacctctgtattatgagttgatttaaaaaagacataaattaaaaatatttcaacagtgactgaggctcaactcacctcagattatgagttgatttaaaaaaagacataaattaaaaatacctcaacagtgacccgaggctcaactcacctcagattatgagttgattttaaaaagatgaaattaaaatacctcaacagtgacccgaggctcaactcacctcagattatgagttgatttttgaaaaagcgaaatttaaaaatacctcaacagtgacccgaggctcaactcacctcagatatgagttgatttttgaaaaaaagaaatttaaaatacctcggcgtgacccgaggctcaactcacctctgtattatgagttaatttttgaaaaaagaaattaaattaaaaatacctcaacgtgacccgaggctcaactcacctctgtattatgagttgatttttgaaaaagcgaaattttaaaaaaatacctcagcgtgacccgaggctcaactcactcTCAGATTATgagtgatttttgaaaaaggaaatttaaaatacctcaacaggacccgaggctcaactcacctctgtattatgagttgatttttgaaaaagaaattaaattaaaaactaccTCAACGTgaccgaggctcaactcacctcagattatgagttgatttttgaaaaagcgaaatttaaaaaatacctcaacaggacccgaggctcaactcacctcagattatgagttgatttttgaaaaacataaattaaattaaaaaatacctcaacggacccgaggctcaactcacctctgtattatgagttgattttaaaaaaaaaacagaatttttaaaaaatatttcttgaaagAAACAAGGGTTTCAAAAAATATCTGGTAAAGCTAAAAGCCTTCTTCTTCATTGATTTTGTGCAGCTTTCTCCCAGTATTCCTTGCTCTACTGGTATACCTGTATATGTCATTTATGATGTTATTATGATATGCACATGTTTGTCCTAAATGCTTTTGTGTCTACATGATCATGCAATGCACCCTGGGCT from Gossypium raimondii isolate GPD5lz chromosome 1, ASM2569854v1, whole genome shotgun sequence harbors:
- the LOC105787194 gene encoding vascular-related unknown protein 4 — encoded protein: MENSMNSMFRPSSPVGDETPEESSWTMYFQDFSNDIQMDGNSSSCYCSSYINYQTSSLLSDAACSAAGPHALDHKSCKKSRLSFKKRKNNGSPAAGFVDDDLEDTASSPVNSPKICNTNMENQFDKNLKVKDAMDKPQKNKGSGSSGQTDERNDETQLKKKGLCLVPLSMVVQYLG